One window from the genome of Hyphomonas neptunium ATCC 15444 encodes:
- a CDS encoding phosphatase PAP2 family protein, whose amino-acid sequence MKPPAWMPTLSIASIREVGPIAVLGIIALCLLGFAWLADEISENDIHAFDHAVMTWLHAPGEASKPLGPDWLLNSMIDITALGGYTILILLTLGAALYRIARKDYVTAGVVVAAIGSGALVTNLLKLGFDRARPDFVEHLTHAASSSFPSGHATQAAIAFLTLGALMARTQENRRVKALILGGALFLTILVGISRLYLGVHWPTDVLAGWCLGAAWAGLWWLLLRRIAGN is encoded by the coding sequence ATGAAGCCCCCAGCCTGGATGCCGACACTCTCGATCGCCTCGATCCGCGAGGTTGGTCCTATAGCTGTTCTTGGGATTATTGCGCTCTGCCTTCTGGGCTTTGCCTGGCTGGCGGATGAAATCTCCGAGAACGACATCCATGCCTTCGACCATGCCGTGATGACCTGGCTCCATGCGCCCGGAGAGGCTTCCAAGCCACTTGGGCCCGATTGGCTGCTCAATTCCATGATCGATATTACCGCACTTGGTGGGTACACGATCCTGATATTGCTGACGCTTGGCGCTGCGCTCTACCGCATCGCACGAAAGGATTATGTGACCGCAGGCGTGGTGGTCGCTGCAATTGGCTCGGGCGCGCTGGTAACCAATCTTCTCAAACTTGGATTTGACCGGGCACGACCCGATTTCGTGGAACATCTCACGCATGCCGCCAGTTCAAGCTTTCCAAGCGGCCATGCGACCCAGGCGGCCATCGCCTTTCTAACGCTTGGCGCGCTTATGGCCCGAACCCAGGAAAACCGCCGGGTCAAAGCGCTGATCCTGGGCGGGGCGCTTTTCCTGACAATTCTTGTGGGCATAAGCCGCCTCTATCTTGGTGTGCATTGGCCGACCGACGTGCTGGCTGGCTGGTGCCTCGGCGCAGCATGGGCCGGTCTCTGGTGGCTCTTGCTGCGCCGGATTGCGGGGAACTGA